CAGCAGGCGGTAGGCGTCGGCGAAGCTCGGTGTCTGTGGCTCGGTCATGACGCTGCCCCGGGTGAGGACGCCATATCGGGCCAGTTCCAGCTCCAGGGCGTCCAGGAGCCGGGTGCTCTCGTCGCCGGGCTCGGGTGGGGCGGCCCAGCGGGCCCCGCCCACGGGCAGCGGGCGGGCAACCCGGACCCGCATGGGGCGACGGCGTGCGCGCGGGGTGGTGGGGGTCTTCAGGGCCCCGCGTCCCGCGCACAGGTCACGCACCGGCGCGAAGGTGTCAGTGGTCGCACGTCCCTGCCACGCAAGCTCCCACAGGGCATCGAGCACGGCCGAGGGCCCGGCCGACTCGTCGGTCAGGTCGGTGACCCGCCAACCGCCACCGGCATCCAGTCGTTGCGCCAGTCGGGTGGCGAGGGGCGTCAGTTCTGTCGACTTCCGGGGAGGGACCGGGCCGATGTCTGCCGGCCACAGGCAGATCCAGCCATCCCGCTGGCCAATGGCCCTGGTTCCAGTCCAGACCATCTCTCCGGTGGCGAGTGCCTCATCGAGCAGGGACGGGCGGTAGCCGGGAAGTCGCGCCGGCAGCACCACCGACTCCAGCATGGATGCGGGAATCGGATAGCCCGCGATCAGGTCGACGACGGCCAGCAGGTCGTCGGGGGTGGGGGCGCTGTGACTTGCCGGGCGTTGGGGCACCTGGGCCCCGGCCGGGGGCAGCTGCTGCCAGGCGTCCAGGAAGCGGCCGAACTGCTGCTGGTCGACGGCCTCCACCTGGTTGCGCAGCTGCGCGAGGGTGCGACGCTTGATCAGCGCGAGCACCTGCTCATGACAGTACTGGTCGGCGTCGGGCTCCCCGACCAGCGCGCCCAGACGGTATTCGGTCGAATCCTCGCCGGGCGTCGGCGGAACCGCGATGAGCGCTCCCCGGATGACCAGGCCCTCATCGATCAGCCCGTCGAGTGCCGATTGGGCGGTGGCAACGGCCATGCCGTAGCGCTGCCGGATTGACTCGGTGGTGACCGCCGCATGGCGTCGCACCCAGCGCAGCACCAGATCACGGACCGCAAGGTGCCGCTCACGCGGCGGTGGCGCGGGCATGGCCGCAGGGATCGGGATTCCGAGCGCATCGCGCAGCAGACCGACATCGGTGTCGGCGCACCAGGCCGGACGACCATTGATCTGGACCCGCGCAATCCGGTGTTCTGCCGACAGGGTTCGCAGCCAGGCCGCGGCGTCCGGGGTACTGCGATCACGGCATTCGTCGTCGGTCAGGGGCCCGATCGTGCGAATCACCTCCCACAGGCGTTCGGGGGTTGTCGCACGACGATCCGCCACCACCGACTGGAGGCCGGCCTCCACCCGGGTGGCCACCCCGACGTCCAGCATCTGGCGGCCGGCCTCGGTGCCCAACAGTTCGGCCAGCATGCCCGAATCCAGGCTCATGGCCGCCAGGGTGCGTTCGGCAAGGGGCTGATCGGTGTCGTAGACGAATTCGCCGACATAGCCGAACAGCAGGTTGCGGGCGAAGGGGGAGGGTTGTTGGGTCTCCACGTCAACCAGTCGTACGCGCCGTGAGGCGATGGCCGACATCAGGGATGTCAGGCCGGGCAGGTCAAAGACGTCCTGGAGGCACTCGCGCATCGTCTCCACGACGATCGGGAAATCGCGGTATCCCGCCGCCACGGCAAGCAGCTGTGCCGATTTGATGCGTTGCTGCCACAGCGGTGCGCGCGTGCCCGGATTGCGGCGCGGCAGGAGCAGCGCGCGGGCGGCACACTCGCGGAACCGCGCGGCGAACAATGCTGAACCGAAGACCTGCTCTGACACCAGCGACTCGACGTCATCGGCCGCGAAGGACAGCAGCCCTGCGTCGGGAGCGTCGGCATCGACGTCGGGTAGCTGGATGATGATGCCGTCATTGGTGGCAGTGACGTGGACGTCGACGCCGTAGCGCTCGCGGCCGGCGTGCTCAATGATCAATGCCCACGGCTGCAGCACCGCGGCCCCCAGGGCACAGTGCACGCACAGGCGCCAATCGCCGATCTCGTCACGGAAGCGCTCGACCAGGATGGTGCGATCATCGGGGAGCTGTCCGGTGGCCTCACGCTGCTCGGTCAGATAGGCCAGCAGATTCCGGGAGGCCATCTCATCCAGCCCCCCATGGGCCAGCCGGGCGAGGGCATCCCCGGGATCTGCCGCCGCCAGCTCCCTGACACTGGCGCCGATGGCGGCTCCGAGCTCACGCGGCCTGGACGGGGAATCCCCGCGCCAGAAGGGCAATCGACCCGGATGGCCCGGAGCAGGACTGACCATCACCTGCGAGTGGGTGATGTCCTCGATCCGCCAACTCGAGGTGCCCAGGGTGAAGACATCGCCCACCCGTGACTCGTAGACCATCTCCTCGTCGAGCTCGCCCACCCGCCGGCCGGGCTCGTGCTTCCCCGAGGCGGTTTGCTCGCCGACCAGGAACACGCCGAACAGGCCCCGGTCGGGGATCGTGCCACCACTGGTGGTCACCAGGCGCCGGGCACCGGGACGTGCGCTCAGCATGTCGGTGCGGCGGTCCCAGACCAGCCTGGGGCGCAGTTCGGCGAAGTCCTCACTGGGATAGTGGCCGGTGAGCATGTCGAGCACCCCGTCGAAGACGGAGCGCGGCAGCTGCCGGAAGGCATCGCAATGCCTGACGATCGTGAAGAGCTCGCTGGCCGAATGCGGGGCGTTGACGCACATCGACACGAGCTGTTGGGCCAGCACGTCGAGCGGATTGCGCAGGGTGTGGACGGCCTCGATCTGCCCGTCGGCCATCCTTCGGGCGACGACCGCCGATTCCAGCATGTCCCCCCGCGCCGTGGGGAACAGCACCCCCTGCGAGATGGCGCCCACCTGGTGGCCGGCACGGCCCACGCGCTGCAGGCCGCTGGACACCGAGGGGGGCGATTGCACCTGGATCACCAGGTCCACGGCACCCATGTCGATGCCCAGTTCCAACGAGCTGGTCGCCACCACGCACGGCAGTCGCCCACTCTTCAGGTCATCCTCGATCTGCGCCCGACGCTGTTTGCTCACCGAACCGTGGTGGGCACTCGCAACGATGGGGACCTCGGTGCCGTCCCGGCCCTTCGTGGCCGCCGACGGCTCCATCACCTGGGCCGGCAGCGGCTGCGGTTCATCGCTGACGCCCAGATCGTGGGCATGCAATTCGTTGAGGTGGGCGGTGAGGCGCTCTGCCACCCGACGTGAATTCACGAAGCAGATGGTCGAGCGGTGGGACGTGATGAGGTCGAGGATCCGTCGTTCGATCGGCGGCCACATCGAGGGTTGGCGTCCGGTGCCGTCCTGCTCGGCTGCATCCCGCCCGGCGTCGGGCTCGGTCATGTCCTCCACGGGCACCACGACGCTGAGATCCCAGGTCTTGGCTGCCGGGGGGCTGATCACCGCGATGTCGCGGTCTCCTGCCAGAAAGCCAGCGACCCGTTCCGGTGGACGCACGGTGGCCGACAGTCCGATCCGTTGGAATCCGCCGCGTTGGCTCAGCGCGGCCACCCGCTCCAGGCTGACCATCAGGTGCGCGCCGCGCTTCGTGCCTGCCAGCGCATGGACCTCGTCGACGATGACCGTCTCGACGTTGCGCAGGGTCTCGGCGGCCTTGCTCGACAACATGAGGAACAGCGATTCGGGGGTGGTGATGAGGATGTCAGGGGGATGGGTGGCGATGCGTCGGCGCTGTGCTGCCGTGGTGTCGCCGGAGCGCACCGCAACGCTGACCCGCGGTTCGGGTAGCCCAAGTC
The window above is part of the Propionibacterium freudenreichii subsp. freudenreichii genome. Proteins encoded here:
- a CDS encoding DEAD/DEAH box helicase, encoding MTSDATAPANDAAMAGFGPIARTWFTDVFAAPTPVQIAAWQAIGSGNNALVIAPTGSGKTLAAFLQSLDRLASRATQPALIGASEGAAPTQEPAAHVKGVRVLYISPLKALAVDIERNLQAPLRGMTATAERLGLPEPRVSVAVRSGDTTAAQRRRIATHPPDILITTPESLFLMLSSKAAETLRNVETVIVDEVHALAGTKRGAHLMVSLERVAALSQRGGFQRIGLSATVRPPERVAGFLAGDRDIAVISPPAAKTWDLSVVVPVEDMTEPDAGRDAAEQDGTGRQPSMWPPIERRILDLITSHRSTICFVNSRRVAERLTAHLNELHAHDLGVSDEPQPLPAQVMEPSAATKGRDGTEVPIVASAHHGSVSKQRRAQIEDDLKSGRLPCVVATSSLELGIDMGAVDLVIQVQSPPSVSSGLQRVGRAGHQVGAISQGVLFPTARGDMLESAVVARRMADGQIEAVHTLRNPLDVLAQQLVSMCVNAPHSASELFTIVRHCDAFRQLPRSVFDGVLDMLTGHYPSEDFAELRPRLVWDRRTDMLSARPGARRLVTTSGGTIPDRGLFGVFLVGEQTASGKHEPGRRVGELDEEMVYESRVGDVFTLGTSSWRIEDITHSQVMVSPAPGHPGRLPFWRGDSPSRPRELGAAIGASVRELAAADPGDALARLAHGGLDEMASRNLLAYLTEQREATGQLPDDRTILVERFRDEIGDWRLCVHCALGAAVLQPWALIIEHAGRERYGVDVHVTATNDGIIIQLPDVDADAPDAGLLSFAADDVESLVSEQVFGSALFAARFRECAARALLLPRRNPGTRAPLWQQRIKSAQLLAVAAGYRDFPIVVETMRECLQDVFDLPGLTSLMSAIASRRVRLVDVETQQPSPFARNLLFGYVGEFVYDTDQPLAERTLAAMSLDSGMLAELLGTEAGRQMLDVGVATRVEAGLQSVVADRRATTPERLWEVIRTIGPLTDDECRDRSTPDAAAWLRTLSAEHRIARVQINGRPAWCADTDVGLLRDALGIPIPAAMPAPPPRERHLAVRDLVLRWVRRHAAVTTESIRQRYGMAVATAQSALDGLIDEGLVIRGALIAVPPTPGEDSTEYRLGALVGEPDADQYCHEQVLALIKRRTLAQLRNQVEAVDQQQFGRFLDAWQQLPPAGAQVPQRPASHSAPTPDDLLAVVDLIAGYPIPASMLESVVLPARLPGYRPSLLDEALATGEMVWTGTRAIGQRDGWICLWPADIGPVPPRKSTELTPLATRLAQRLDAGGGWRVTDLTDESAGPSAVLDALWELAWQGRATTDTFAPVRDLCAGRGALKTPTTPRARRRPMRVRVARPLPVGGARWAAPPEPGDESTRLLDALELELARYGVLTRGSVMTEPQTPSFADAYRLLSRMEESGATRRGYFVTGLGGAQFATPGAVDRLRTAPAAPMRLLAACDPVNPYGAALEWPATNGHRPARKAGALVVLDDAKPVCYVERGARTLLTFTSTDRPRLAEALRAIGAAVDAGQIGRLTIDKIDGSPALQADIGDELNAAGFVMVPRGYTRRRRTPGSNRQE